Proteins encoded by one window of Massilia sp. NR 4-1:
- a CDS encoding pirin family protein, translating into MLQVRKSEDRGHANHGWLDSHHSFSFADYHDPKHMGFGPLRVINEDRVAPGQGFGTHGHRDMEIISYVLDGALEHKDSMGNGSVLHYGDVQRMTAGSGVRHSEFNHSATEGVHFLQIWVMPNASGIAPGYEEKHFTADSKTGVLRLIASADGRDGSVLMHQDASLYASILNGGPALRHRLEAGRLAYVHVIRGSLTVNGERLQGGDAAKLSGETEVVLDNAEAAEILLFDLPR; encoded by the coding sequence ATGCTGCAAGTACGTAAAAGCGAAGACCGGGGCCATGCCAACCACGGCTGGCTGGACTCCCACCACAGCTTCTCGTTCGCCGACTACCACGATCCCAAACACATGGGTTTCGGCCCGCTGCGCGTGATCAACGAAGACCGCGTGGCGCCCGGCCAGGGCTTCGGCACCCACGGCCACCGCGATATGGAAATCATTTCCTATGTGCTGGACGGCGCGCTGGAGCACAAGGACAGCATGGGCAACGGTTCCGTGCTGCACTACGGCGACGTGCAGCGCATGACGGCCGGCAGCGGCGTGCGGCATAGCGAGTTCAACCATTCGGCCACCGAAGGCGTACATTTCCTGCAAATCTGGGTCATGCCGAACGCCAGCGGCATCGCGCCGGGCTACGAGGAAAAGCATTTCACGGCCGACAGCAAAACCGGCGTGCTGCGCCTGATCGCCTCGGCCGACGGCCGCGACGGTTCGGTGCTGATGCACCAGGATGCCTCGCTGTACGCCAGCATCCTGAACGGCGGCCCGGCCCTGCGCCACAGGCTGGAAGCCGGCCGCCTGGCCTATGTGCATGTGATCCGCGGCAGCCTGACGGTGAATGGCGAGCGCCTGCAAGGCGGCGATGCGGCCAAGCTGAGCGGCGAGACCGAGGTCGTGCTCGACAATGCCGAGGCGGCCGAGATCCTGCTGTTCGACCTGCCGCGCTGA
- a CDS encoding FHA domain-containing protein encodes MMGPYFVELLARNGDVLHRHRVDSLPIRIGRGYDNDFILDDAHTAARHAIVEAAPGGGLLLRDLGSQNGVVHQGRRHNELALDGNTVVRLGHTRLRIRSAAYPVAPEMTDTTMHAWEGGAPALAGLALIALFTGVEEALSDVESFQAIRYLLLIASSLGAGLVWSGVWALANRLFGGHARMGRHLFILGGGLIAAGAWRAVSSVLAYAWSAEFFTRYGNHMTLAIVCGMVYFHLTTIKPQHPRRMAAFCGSLLALGSGLLLMSNLQSTGRLSDELYMSVQLPPQVRHSKDHSVDDFMNSAAKLKSSADAARRRTVKSDDNDDDD; translated from the coding sequence ATGATGGGGCCGTATTTCGTCGAACTGCTGGCGCGCAATGGCGACGTGCTGCACCGCCACCGCGTGGACAGCCTGCCGATCCGCATCGGCCGCGGCTACGACAACGACTTCATCCTGGACGACGCCCACACCGCCGCGCGCCACGCCATCGTGGAAGCGGCGCCCGGCGGCGGCCTGCTGCTGCGCGACCTGGGCAGCCAGAACGGCGTGGTCCACCAGGGCCGGCGCCACAACGAACTGGCGCTGGACGGCAATACCGTGGTGCGCCTGGGCCACACGCGCTTGCGCATCCGCAGCGCCGCCTACCCGGTCGCGCCCGAGATGACCGACACCACCATGCACGCCTGGGAAGGCGGCGCGCCGGCGCTGGCCGGCCTGGCCCTGATCGCCCTGTTCACGGGCGTGGAAGAAGCCCTGTCGGACGTGGAATCGTTCCAGGCCATCCGCTACCTGCTGCTGATCGCCTCCAGCCTGGGTGCGGGCCTGGTGTGGAGCGGCGTCTGGGCCTTGGCCAACCGCCTGTTCGGCGGCCATGCGCGCATGGGGCGGCACCTGTTCATCCTGGGCGGCGGCCTGATTGCTGCGGGCGCCTGGCGCGCCGTCAGCAGCGTGCTGGCCTATGCCTGGTCGGCCGAGTTCTTCACACGCTATGGCAACCACATGACCTTGGCGATTGTGTGCGGCATGGTCTACTTCCACCTCACCACGATCAAGCCCCAGCATCCGCGGCGTATGGCCGCCTTCTGCGGCAGCCTGCTCGCGCTCGGCTCCGGCCTGCTGCTGATGAGCAATCTGCAAAGCACCGGCCGCCTCAGCGACGAGCTCTACATGTCCGTCCAGCTGCCGCCGCAAGTACGCCATAGCAAGGACCACAGCGTCGACGACTTCATGAACAGCGCTGCCAAGCTGAAATCCAGCGCCGATGCCGCCCGCCGCCGCACCGTCAAATCCGACGACAACGACGACGACGACTAA
- a CDS encoding NUDIX domain-containing protein, which translates to MDAHLKETRIDGELAYDGHFLKVQRDRIKLPNGAETGREFIKHPGAVVILPLLDDGRVLLERQFRYPLDRVFIELPAGKIDPGEESLACAKRELEEETGYSAGEWHYLTTIHNAIAYSDEHLDIFLARGLKAGKVKLDEGEFIETITATPEEMLEWVRTGRITDVKTIIGAFWLERIKSGAWKLG; encoded by the coding sequence ATGGATGCGCACCTGAAAGAAACCCGTATCGACGGTGAGCTGGCGTACGACGGCCACTTCCTCAAGGTCCAACGCGACCGCATCAAACTGCCCAACGGCGCCGAAACCGGGCGCGAATTCATCAAGCACCCGGGCGCGGTGGTGATCCTGCCGCTGCTGGACGATGGCCGCGTGCTGCTGGAGCGCCAGTTCCGCTACCCGCTCGACCGCGTCTTCATTGAACTCCCGGCCGGCAAGATCGATCCGGGCGAGGAATCCCTGGCCTGCGCCAAGCGCGAGCTGGAAGAAGAAACCGGCTACAGCGCCGGCGAGTGGCACTACCTGACCACCATCCACAACGCCATCGCCTATTCGGACGAACATCTGGACATCTTCCTGGCGCGCGGCCTGAAAGCGGGCAAGGTGAAACTGGATGAGGGCGAATTCATCGAAACCATCACCGCCACCCCGGAAGAGATGCTGGAGTGGGTGCGCACCGGCCGCATCACCGACGTCAAAACCATCATCGGCGCCTTCTGGCTGGAGCGCATCAAGAGCGGAGCCTGGAAGCTCGGCTGA
- a CDS encoding LysR substrate-binding domain-containing protein, with protein MLRLSLDALQIVDAIDRRGSFSAAGKELHRVPSTISYTVAKLEEELGVQVFERNGPRVELTPAGRELLKEGRYLLHAAQDLEHRVRRVASGWETELVLGTDSMFAPLALEADIRAFYAVASQTRLRLAQETLSGTWEALLERRVDLLVGAPGDGPAGGGYVSQPMGRMDWIFAVAPSHPLAAVEGRLGRAELQRHRAIVTADTARRIAPRTVGLLLGQDTLTLPTLESKYGAQLAGLGFGFLPAPCARAAIAAGLLVGKQVEEPKPAETFYLAWRSGEGGAALDWWRQRMAQPGMFARLCHHLPGVPSPPSLDV; from the coding sequence ATGCTCAGACTCAGCCTCGACGCCCTGCAGATCGTGGACGCCATCGACCGCCGCGGTTCCTTCTCGGCCGCCGGCAAGGAATTGCACCGCGTGCCTTCGACCATTTCCTACACCGTTGCCAAGCTGGAGGAAGAGCTGGGCGTGCAGGTGTTCGAACGCAACGGGCCGCGCGTGGAGCTGACGCCGGCCGGCCGCGAGCTGCTGAAAGAGGGGCGCTACCTGCTGCACGCGGCCCAGGATCTGGAGCATCGCGTGCGGCGCGTGGCCTCGGGCTGGGAAACCGAGCTGGTCCTCGGCACCGATTCCATGTTCGCGCCGTTGGCGCTGGAAGCCGATATCCGCGCCTTTTACGCCGTGGCGAGCCAGACCCGTCTGCGCCTGGCCCAGGAAACCCTGTCCGGCACCTGGGAAGCGTTGCTGGAGCGCCGTGTCGACCTGCTGGTGGGCGCGCCGGGCGACGGTCCGGCCGGCGGCGGCTATGTGTCGCAGCCGATGGGCCGGATGGACTGGATCTTCGCCGTTGCCCCCAGCCACCCGCTGGCCGCCGTCGAAGGACGGCTCGGGCGCGCCGAGCTGCAGCGCCACCGCGCCATCGTCACGGCCGACACGGCGCGCCGCATCGCGCCGCGCACCGTCGGCCTGCTGCTGGGCCAGGATACGCTGACCCTGCCCACGCTGGAGAGCAAGTACGGCGCCCAGCTGGCCGGCCTGGGCTTCGGCTTCCTGCCCGCGCCCTGCGCGCGCGCCGCCATCGCCGCCGGCTTGTTGGTGGGGAAACAAGTCGAGGAACCCAAGCCGGCCGAAACCTTCTACCTGGCCTGGCGCAGCGGCGAGGGCGGGGCGGCGCTGGACTGGTGGCGCCAGCGCATGGCCCAGCCCGGCATGTTCGCGCGTTTGTGTCATCATTTGCCCGGTGTGCCTTCGCCGCCCAGTCTTGATGTTTGA
- a CDS encoding MarR family winged helix-turn-helix transcriptional regulator yields the protein MMLQTSLAIPCTCFQLRKLTRTVTRFYDQRMLVRAGLKNTQFSLLSHVLQLSLPMSQLAAEMGMERTTLTRNLRPMIEAGWVELQAGEDPRQRIVAITAAGREVQRAARPAWRAVQKELEVLLGAEAVASLHGNIEQALARLSEFLDGN from the coding sequence ATGATGCTCCAGACCAGCCTCGCCATTCCCTGCACCTGCTTCCAGCTACGCAAGCTGACGCGCACCGTCACGCGCTTTTACGACCAGCGCATGCTGGTCCGGGCGGGCTTGAAGAATACCCAGTTCTCGCTCTTGAGCCATGTGCTGCAGCTGTCCTTGCCCATGTCCCAGCTGGCGGCGGAAATGGGCATGGAGCGGACCACGCTCACGCGCAATCTGCGGCCCATGATCGAGGCGGGCTGGGTCGAGCTGCAGGCGGGCGAGGACCCGCGCCAGCGCATCGTGGCCATCACGGCGGCCGGACGCGAGGTGCAGCGCGCCGCCCGTCCCGCCTGGCGCGCGGTCCAGAAGGAGCTGGAGGTGCTGCTCGGCGCCGAGGCTGTGGCCAGCCTGCATGGCAATATCGAGCAGGCGCTGGCGCGTCTCAGTGAATTTCTCGACGGAAATTAA
- a CDS encoding TetR/AcrR family transcriptional regulator, whose protein sequence is MKESNKLPCKLGRPRTFDEEQALDRAMEVFWEKGYEGSSLPELTTAMGMNRPSLYAVFGNKETLFRKALERYQSTRMNYCDVALEQPTARAVVEALLRGAVDAQTRPDSPHGCLNVNGALACSDEAKPVRDELIARREHSETRLRDRLRKAREEGDLPADACPEQLARYVATVRQGLAVQAAAGVERAQLHSVIDIVIQSWPVGKLVQSASQ, encoded by the coding sequence ATGAAAGAATCGAATAAGCTACCTTGCAAACTGGGCCGGCCGCGCACTTTCGATGAAGAGCAGGCCCTGGATCGTGCCATGGAAGTGTTCTGGGAAAAGGGCTATGAGGGCAGCTCCCTGCCGGAGCTGACCACGGCCATGGGCATGAACCGGCCCAGCCTGTACGCCGTGTTCGGCAACAAGGAAACCTTGTTCCGCAAGGCGCTGGAGCGCTACCAGAGCACGCGCATGAATTACTGCGACGTGGCGCTGGAGCAGCCGACCGCGCGCGCCGTGGTGGAAGCGCTGCTGCGCGGCGCGGTCGACGCGCAGACCCGGCCGGACAGTCCGCACGGTTGTCTGAACGTCAACGGCGCCCTGGCCTGCAGCGACGAAGCCAAACCCGTGCGCGACGAACTGATCGCGCGCCGCGAGCACAGCGAAACGCGGCTGCGCGACCGGCTGCGCAAGGCGCGGGAAGAGGGGGATTTACCGGCCGACGCCTGTCCGGAACAACTGGCGCGCTATGTGGCGACGGTACGGCAGGGGTTGGCGGTGCAGGCGGCGGCAGGCGTGGAGCGCGCCCAGCTGCATAGCGTGATCGATATTGTGATTCAATCCTGGCCCGTGGGAAAACTTGTACAATCGGCCAGCCAATAA
- a CDS encoding VOC family protein — protein MIRIREIDHIVLRVVDLDRMVRFYTEVLGCAFERQQEEIGLYQLRAGSSLIDLIPIDKKLGLAGGAAPGKEGRNVDHFCFRVDPFDAAAILAHLAAHDIPHGPVESRYGAEGEGPSIYLQDPEGNSVELKGPPA, from the coding sequence ATGATACGCATCCGCGAGATCGACCATATCGTGCTGCGCGTGGTCGATCTGGACCGCATGGTCCGATTCTACACCGAGGTGCTGGGTTGCGCGTTCGAGCGCCAGCAGGAAGAGATCGGCCTCTACCAGCTGCGCGCCGGCAGCAGCCTGATCGACCTGATCCCCATCGACAAGAAGCTCGGCCTGGCCGGCGGCGCCGCGCCCGGCAAGGAAGGGCGCAACGTCGACCACTTCTGCTTCCGTGTCGACCCCTTCGACGCGGCTGCCATCCTCGCCCACCTGGCGGCGCACGACATCCCGCACGGACCTGTGGAATCGCGCTACGGCGCCGAAGGCGAAGGCCCCTCCATCTACCTGCAAGACCCCGAAGGCAACAGCGTCGAACTCAAAGGTCCGCCCGCCTGA
- the ispD gene encoding 2-C-methyl-D-erythritol 4-phosphate cytidylyltransferase, with protein MTASDNKNSPRPVRYFALIPAAGVGARMAAATPKQYLALGGRPMLAHTLQAFLGSELIAHTYVVVSAEDGYIDAIVPPSGVTVLRCGGATRMDSVLNGLRALRDVAADGDMVLVHDAARPGLTPELIRKLIEEVGANPAGGLLALPVVDTVKSTRGGAVATIPRDGMWLAQTPQMFSYALLLRALSSAPDASAITDDASAVEMLGLSPQLVEGHPRNLKVTLPSDIRIAEMYLEQDKK; from the coding sequence ATGACAGCAAGCGATAACAAGAATTCCCCGCGGCCGGTGCGCTACTTTGCGCTGATCCCGGCCGCCGGCGTCGGCGCGCGCATGGCCGCCGCGACGCCCAAGCAATACCTGGCGCTGGGCGGCCGGCCCATGCTGGCCCATACCCTGCAGGCCTTCCTCGGCAGCGAGCTGATTGCCCACACCTATGTGGTGGTGAGCGCGGAAGACGGCTATATCGATGCCATCGTACCGCCGTCCGGCGTGACGGTGCTGCGCTGTGGTGGGGCCACCCGCATGGACTCGGTGCTGAACGGCCTGCGCGCCTTGCGCGATGTTGCCGCCGATGGTGATATGGTGCTGGTGCACGACGCCGCCCGTCCCGGCCTGACGCCGGAACTGATCCGCAAACTGATCGAGGAAGTGGGCGCGAACCCGGCCGGCGGCCTGCTCGCGCTGCCCGTGGTGGACACGGTGAAAAGCACGCGCGGCGGCGCCGTCGCCACCATCCCGCGCGACGGCATGTGGCTGGCGCAGACGCCGCAGATGTTCAGCTATGCGCTGCTGCTGCGCGCGCTGTCCTCCGCGCCCGACGCCAGCGCCATCACCGACGACGCCAGCGCCGTTGAAATGCTGGGCCTCTCGCCGCAGCTGGTGGAAGGCCACCCGCGCAATCTGAAGGTCACGCTGCCGAGCGATATCCGCATCGCAGAAATGTATCTGGAACAGGACAAGAAATGA
- a CDS encoding PaaI family thioesterase codes for MDAQDTAASWLSDEEAMRARLAEPGVAGLDKLRGCSGLEFLQGIGNGDLPPAPMLELLGMTPIAVSEGRTLFQGRPGAQHFNPSGSVHGGYAATLLDTAVGCAVHSCLPPGKGYTTLELKVNFIRALSDKTGPIRAEGRVINVGGQIGIAEGRITDANGKLYAHATTTCLIFPI; via the coding sequence ATGGATGCACAAGATACGGCGGCAAGCTGGTTAAGCGACGAGGAGGCAATGCGCGCGCGCCTGGCCGAACCGGGCGTGGCGGGACTCGACAAGCTGCGCGGCTGCAGCGGCCTGGAATTCCTGCAAGGAATAGGCAATGGCGATCTGCCGCCGGCGCCCATGCTGGAACTGCTGGGCATGACCCCGATCGCGGTCAGCGAGGGGCGCACCTTGTTCCAGGGCCGGCCCGGCGCCCAGCACTTTAACCCCAGCGGCAGCGTGCATGGCGGTTATGCGGCCACCCTGCTCGACACGGCCGTCGGCTGCGCCGTGCACAGCTGCCTGCCGCCCGGCAAAGGCTATACGACGCTGGAACTGAAGGTGAACTTCATCCGCGCCCTGAGCGACAAGACCGGCCCCATTCGCGCCGAAGGCCGCGTCATCAACGTCGGCGGCCAGATCGGCATCGCTGAAGGCCGCATCACCGACGCCAACGGCAAGCTGTACGCCCACGCCACCACCACCTGCCTGATCTTCCCGATCTGA
- a CDS encoding serine protease, with protein MKFTNLAVTLMLTWGCASALAAPPAAPAAPDAPTAPATPALPDGALPPPSSTAQKLYSAAKKDLLQVRSLLKSGRTQSSVGSGFLVGTSNLVLTNYHVVSQFALDPETYTGEWVDTSGQRGNIELLAVDVLHDLAVVRVNRYGTGFFNVPEQPVRLTQGQYLYSLGNPLDLGFAISEGAFNGVITRSFYEQLMFTGPINSGMSGGPSVTVNGEVAGVNVSKRLDGELVSFLVPARYAQELLKKVQAQGKPPKDFTTVVAAQLLAHQKAMVDQLLATPLALKAMGPYQVPVRETEQMRCWGRSNQKADKPFTVDITNCAMESAIFVSGSLQTGQIGIRHQFMRSTEMGSLRFAQLASASFKNEAFGGYKDSRLTGPNCTEQFVKNQSLPMRAVLCVRAYRKFEGLYDFSLLTSSTDEGLMNLQSRMDARGVSYENGMRTSRAFLEALARGGAK; from the coding sequence ATGAAATTTACTAATCTTGCCGTAACGCTGATGCTGACTTGGGGCTGCGCCAGCGCACTGGCGGCCCCACCCGCCGCCCCCGCGGCGCCGGACGCCCCCACCGCGCCGGCCACGCCGGCGCTCCCGGATGGCGCCCTGCCGCCGCCGTCGAGCACGGCGCAAAAACTCTACTCCGCGGCCAAGAAGGACTTGCTGCAAGTGCGTTCGCTGCTGAAAAGCGGCCGCACCCAGTCCTCGGTCGGTTCCGGCTTCCTGGTCGGCACCAGCAATCTGGTGCTCACCAACTACCACGTCGTCTCGCAATTCGCGCTCGATCCGGAAACCTATACCGGCGAGTGGGTCGACACCTCGGGCCAGCGCGGCAATATCGAGCTGCTGGCGGTCGATGTGCTGCACGACCTGGCCGTGGTGCGCGTCAACCGCTACGGCACCGGCTTCTTCAACGTGCCCGAGCAGCCGGTGCGGCTGACCCAGGGCCAGTACCTGTACTCGCTGGGCAATCCGCTCGACCTGGGCTTCGCCATTTCGGAAGGCGCCTTCAACGGCGTCATCACGCGCAGCTTCTATGAGCAACTGATGTTTACCGGCCCGATCAACTCCGGCATGAGCGGCGGCCCCAGCGTCACCGTCAATGGCGAGGTGGCCGGCGTCAACGTGTCCAAGCGCCTCGATGGCGAGCTGGTCAGCTTTCTGGTGCCGGCCCGCTATGCCCAGGAGCTGCTGAAGAAAGTCCAGGCCCAGGGCAAGCCGCCCAAGGATTTCACCACCGTCGTCGCCGCCCAATTGCTGGCGCACCAGAAAGCCATGGTCGACCAGCTGCTGGCCACCCCGCTGGCGCTGAAAGCCATGGGACCATACCAGGTGCCGGTGCGCGAAACCGAACAGATGCGTTGCTGGGGCCGCTCGAACCAGAAGGCCGACAAGCCCTTCACCGTCGACATCACCAACTGCGCGATGGAATCGGCCATCTTCGTGTCCGGTTCGCTGCAGACGGGCCAGATCGGCATCCGCCACCAGTTCATGCGCAGCACCGAGATGGGCAGCTTGCGCTTCGCCCAGCTGGCGAGCGCCTCGTTCAAGAACGAAGCCTTCGGCGGCTACAAGGACAGCCGCCTGACCGGCCCCAATTGCACCGAACAATTCGTCAAGAACCAGAGCCTGCCGATGCGCGCCGTGCTGTGCGTGCGCGCCTACCGCAAATTCGAGGGGCTGTACGACTTTTCCCTGCTCACCTCGAGCACCGACGAAGGCTTGATGAACCTGCAAAGCCGGATGGATGCGCGCGGCGTGTCCTATGAAAACGGCATGCGCACCTCGCGCGCCTTCCTCGAAGCGCTGGCGCGCGGGGGCGCCAAATGA
- a CDS encoding MFS transporter → MQSTSSAPAADFSAASPAPKPSLATWLAVLSVGVGAFALVTTEFLPVGLLPQIAAELRISEGQAGLLVTMPGYIAALSALAVTIGVGKTDRRIVLLALLSLLFVSNLAVALAPNFAWVLVGRALLGVAVGGFWAVGLAVGPRLVSLQYATRANSLIFAGVSLGTVAGVPAGALLGEIMGWRVAFGAAAGVAVVVLLTQLLLLPKLPVNRGVALRDLPQLLHIPKARIGLIATLLIFVAQFSAYTYISPFLEQVTRMNAKTISALLLAYGVTGFFGNILGGWIAEKSVRGALAGTALVMGLATASLPLLGADPLAATVLVSIWGLAFGAMPISVQSWMMKSAPDAMDSGGALFVATAQVALASGAAAGGVAVDHFGLFSAMFLGGAFAAATVFVMLKFGSPRRFASRLHVVH, encoded by the coding sequence ATGCAGTCCACTTCCAGCGCCCCGGCGGCCGATTTCAGCGCCGCCAGCCCCGCGCCCAAACCGTCGCTGGCCACCTGGCTGGCCGTGCTGTCCGTCGGCGTCGGCGCCTTCGCCCTCGTCACCACCGAATTCCTGCCGGTCGGCCTGCTGCCGCAGATCGCCGCCGAACTGCGCATCAGCGAAGGCCAGGCCGGCCTGCTGGTCACCATGCCCGGCTATATCGCCGCCCTCTCCGCCCTGGCCGTGACCATCGGCGTGGGCAAGACCGACCGCCGCATCGTGCTGCTCGCCCTGCTCTCCCTGCTCTTCGTCTCGAATCTGGCGGTGGCGCTGGCGCCGAATTTTGCCTGGGTGCTGGTCGGACGCGCCCTGCTTGGCGTGGCCGTCGGCGGCTTCTGGGCCGTGGGCCTGGCGGTCGGGCCGCGCCTGGTGTCGCTGCAGTATGCGACACGCGCCAATTCCCTGATCTTTGCCGGCGTCTCCCTCGGCACCGTGGCCGGCGTGCCGGCCGGCGCGCTGCTGGGCGAGATCATGGGCTGGCGTGTGGCCTTCGGCGCCGCGGCCGGCGTGGCCGTGGTGGTGCTGCTGACCCAGCTTCTGTTGCTGCCCAAGCTGCCGGTCAACCGTGGCGTTGCCCTGCGCGACCTGCCGCAATTGCTGCATATTCCCAAGGCGCGCATCGGCCTGATCGCCACGCTGCTGATTTTCGTGGCCCAGTTCTCGGCCTATACGTATATTTCGCCCTTCCTGGAGCAGGTCACGCGCATGAATGCGAAGACCATCAGCGCCCTGCTGCTGGCCTATGGCGTGACGGGCTTCTTCGGCAATATCCTCGGCGGCTGGATCGCCGAGAAAAGCGTGCGCGGCGCGCTGGCCGGCACCGCCCTGGTGATGGGCCTGGCCACAGCCAGCCTGCCCCTGCTGGGCGCCGATCCGCTGGCAGCCACGGTGCTGGTGTCCATCTGGGGCCTGGCCTTTGGCGCCATGCCGATTTCGGTGCAGAGCTGGATGATGAAATCGGCGCCGGATGCGATGGATTCGGGCGGCGCCCTGTTCGTCGCCACCGCCCAGGTGGCGCTGGCCAGCGGCGCAGCCGCCGGCGGCGTGGCGGTCGACCATTTCGGCCTGTTCAGCGCCATGTTCCTGGGCGGGGCTTTCGCCGCCGCCACCGTCTTCGTGATGCTGAAATTCGGCAGCCCGCGCCGTTTTGCCAGCCGCCTGCACGTGGTGCATTGA
- the ispF gene encoding 2-C-methyl-D-erythritol 2,4-cyclodiphosphate synthase yields the protein MTATPALPFRIGQGYDCHKLVEGRKLILGGVDIPHEKGLLGHSDADALLHAITDAILGAAALGDIGRHFPDTDPTFKGADSRALLREAARRVRATGYDIGNIDATIIAQRPKMAPHIGAMAAHIAEDLGVTVGQVNVKAKTNEKMGYLGREEGINAEAVALLVLRPA from the coding sequence ATGACAGCCACTCCCGCACTCCCATTCCGCATCGGCCAAGGCTACGACTGCCACAAGTTGGTCGAAGGCCGCAAACTGATTCTGGGCGGGGTCGACATCCCGCACGAAAAAGGCTTGCTGGGCCACTCCGACGCCGACGCCTTGCTGCATGCGATCACCGATGCCATCCTGGGTGCGGCCGCGCTAGGCGATATCGGCCGCCATTTCCCCGACACCGACCCCACCTTCAAGGGCGCGGATTCGCGCGCGCTGCTGCGCGAAGCGGCCAGGCGCGTGCGCGCCACCGGCTACGATATCGGCAATATCGACGCCACCATCATTGCCCAGCGACCGAAGATGGCGCCGCATATCGGCGCCATGGCAGCGCATATCGCCGAGGATCTGGGCGTAACGGTGGGCCAGGTGAACGTCAAGGCCAAAACCAACGAGAAGATGGGCTACCTGGGCCGCGAGGAGGGCATCAATGCCGAAGCCGTGGCGCTGCTGGTGCTACGCCCGGCTTAA
- the ribA gene encoding GTP cyclohydrolase II: MQSAAQAPKEELDYVTSCALPTPWAQFTLHAFVEHATGKEHLAMVLGDIGNGAPVLARVHSECLTGDVLYSQRCDCGAQLEGALKRVAEEGRGIVLYLRQEGRGIGLVNKIRAYRLQEAGADTVQANEQLGFKADQRNYALVEPMLKQFGVRSLRLMTNNPRKIAAMENLGFTVAERVPLLVNRNAFNQHYLDTKASKLGHMMAPLTPPAAEDGQL; encoded by the coding sequence ATGCAGTCCGCCGCACAAGCACCCAAAGAAGAACTCGATTACGTCACGTCCTGCGCCCTGCCCACGCCCTGGGCCCAGTTCACGCTGCACGCCTTCGTCGAGCACGCCACCGGCAAGGAACACCTGGCCATGGTACTGGGCGATATCGGCAATGGCGCGCCGGTGCTGGCGCGCGTGCACTCCGAATGCCTGACCGGCGACGTGCTCTACTCGCAGCGCTGCGACTGCGGCGCCCAGCTGGAAGGCGCGCTCAAGCGCGTGGCCGAGGAAGGCCGCGGCATCGTGCTGTACCTGCGCCAGGAAGGCCGCGGCATCGGCCTGGTCAACAAGATCCGCGCCTACCGCCTGCAGGAAGCCGGCGCCGACACGGTGCAGGCCAACGAACAGCTCGGCTTCAAGGCCGACCAGCGCAACTACGCCCTGGTCGAGCCCATGCTCAAGCAGTTCGGCGTGCGCAGCCTGCGCCTGATGACGAATAACCCGCGCAAGATCGCGGCCATGGAAAATCTGGGCTTCACGGTGGCCGAGCGCGTGCCATTGCTGGTCAACCGCAACGCCTTCAACCAGCATTATCTGGATACCAAGGCGAGCAAGCTGGGCCACATGATGGCGCCGCTGACCCCGCCCGCTGCCGAGGACGGCCAGCTCTAA